TGTAGGGACTTCTTCACTAGAACATTTCTTCACTAGTATTATCTGAAAACGTGGTCCATATAGAGGCTTAACAAAATGAAAACTCCAAGTCAATGATTAGTGCAATATTGGTTCTGTGCAGTgtcacatgaaaaaaaatctaaataaaatacatacacatttctaatcatacaCATGCAAACATTCTGATattgatacacacacataattataacattattattaataattatataattaacatagtatattaataattatagccAGAAAAGAGAGTTTGGGTATGCCTAAAAAATTCTGTGCTACAAATATTGTCagattttctgaaaataaattagttattactGCAAAAATCGATTAGTACTTCGTTAATATCTAACCAAATAACCAACTtactttattatcattttaaaggcAAAATAATTGACATCAGGCTttcataagtgttttttttgtgaaattgtcCATTGACAGTTGTAAAAGCTATTATTCCCtgtcatgtatttatttaatctatttagttatatttaaaaattttaaaataaggcATTTAATAACTTTTGGATTCAAGAATTGTTTCTAGTAACTTGCAGTTTATGAATCACAAGTGACCACATTTTTAGCCATAAACACACATTCTTTCTTtcagtctattttttttttattattttcacctgttgactagcgtgaggatgagtaaatcaaCAGCAAATCTTTATTTTACTCTAACCTTTCGTTATATTAATAAATCCTCTGGCACAGTGATGCAATTTTGAAGTATCTTGGCAACAACCTACAAAGTGCCCGATCACTGGTACCCCAAACTGCCAGAGAAAAGAGCACGAGTTGATGAATACACAGCCTGCATCATATGAACACACGAATGCATGCTGCCACAGTCTTCTGTCAAGAGGTACAGTATGGTTTAAATATGCGATtggttaaagtgacattcaaaacatttttttttttggtacaacatgctattttttcttagttttttgtTAGAAATAGGCAAATTTTACAAGTATCCTTTCagctaaacagttgagttttactatttttttcccATTCAGATGATCTCCGGGTCTAGcttgagcacttttagcttagcttagcatagatcattgaatcggattagaccgttagcatctcgctcaaaaagattgaaaaaacgttcgATAATTTTCACATTTGAAGCTCGACTCTTCTGcagtatataatatattgtgcaCTAAGACATGTAAAAATCGCGGTGTAATAATCAAAGGACGTTGCTGTCGTATCATGACACCGCATGATTACGCAACAATGTTACATAGTTTCAAGCTGATGTCAAGCTCCTGTTTTGAGGAGCCTGTAATATCTCTAATatttttttgaatgagatgctaatggtctaatccaattcaatgatctatgctaagctaagctaaaagtgtcccTGACAGTCCTGATGATTGATTGAATGCATTCAAAAACGATAAAACTCAACCTTTAACAGTAGGGGAGATATACAATTtgactatttccaaaaaaaaaaaaaaaaaaaaagaggggacTGTTTCTTGAAAATATTTTGCATTTTCGTACAGGTTTTACTGCCACTCATGACAGGACAGCCGGCAAACACTGCAAAGCTGGAAAAGGCCCTATCAGACCTGAACGGCACACTAGACAAGCTggaaaacatgtttctgaagagaCAGGCCTTCCTGTGCGGTGATGACATCTCACTGGCTGACTTGCTAGCAATTTGTGAACTCATGCAGGTATGATACTTTTACTGTTTGGACAGATCTTTCCCATATTTGAAAGAAATGGCTTCTTGAATAGGAAAGAATGTAGGGCGGGACTTGATTGTGTCATTCAGAGAAGTTGTGgattgctattggtggatctcgTGTGACTGACAGCACATTATTAGGAAAAAAAGCACAGCTGTTGTTGAAGCAAAGGTTATTTTGAttgaaaattagaaaaaaaatgctgtttacagATAAATCATATAAAATTTACATAGACTTGTAAATATTAGTATGCAATTATAATGAAATCTTACTAAACAAGTCCCGAATGAgcataataattacaaattaatttcctataattattaaaagttaaaatcatgttttttttattaacatataataaACATCCTAAAAACCTTATCCTTTGACATCTTATTAAATGTAATCTTACTGTATGCAACGGAAACCCATCTTATGGCCATTTTACACTGCATAAAGCAACCTCAGAACAAATATCCCCATCGAATGTTCTGAGATATGCAAAACATCAGTAAACTCAAAGATGCATGAGCCTGTAAACCTCTATTTAAccatgtttttcagccaatgagcAGCGGGAGGGACATTCTGAAGGACAGACCCAAACTGATGAGCTGGAGGGGTCGAGTCCAATCAGCGCTGTCTGACTCCTTTGACGAAGCTCACACTATCGTCTACCGCCTGAGGGATAAATTCACTGCTAAACTTTGAAAAATCACACGGCAAGGTGTTTTTGGACTTGACTTAGAGTGATTTAGAATTTAGTCTGTCTAATAACGATATGCAGTTTGATTAATTTATGGTAATCAAGGCATGCATCAAAAGTTTAGGTTAATGTGACAAAGTTTGTGCCTTTTCAAAAGAAAATCTGCATAAtataaatgtcatgtttttttttgattATCATGCATTATATTAATACACATACAGTGCACCGCATAAAAGAGCACAATTCCTTTTAAtccattttgtatttaaaattacactttcgttatgttggaggctgtttttgccccattgacttccattataatcacatttattgattgcaaagccttgacagcacgtaatcatgcattcttgattgttggtgcttttctctgttgggaagaggtcaaacttgtcatttttactgttgatcattagttggcactattaaccctttagataagcATGTGCAAAAAAAGGTTCTGGTTTATATATagtgaaaacggttatcatcccatgcatAAACACATGCGGCTTGACATCACTtatgttgcagagacgctattggtttaatttcggcaaagtagaacacagaagcagcttgaagcagaaagcgtgagtatgtctgcggtctggaggtattataaagttgatgatgacaacaatgCCACAGCAAACTGTGAAATATGTAAACTTGgaattgcctgctgggtatttaagTTCAGctgctatttgttttatattagatttttttatatttactgttgcactaaagtccaaaagtgaagaattgatgttatttattacttgattgttcaagctacctcacagaagtgctctttTTATCAACAGAGTTGTTGGCTGTTAAAATAAGGggaattcattaaaaataaggagcatcctggatctgtttattcgctcttctttattcttttttattattagagtatcggatcaggtttcggtattggtagatactcaaaatcaaatgactcagactcgagggcaaaaaaatcagatcgggacatccctagtttgTGGTTTAAAGTCCGCAtcggaagctgcgaccatttatttatttttttgtatcatgatgcagttcctagaaaaACAGAGTATTAAAGGATAAAactgtgggcgtggcttgtttttttctactgcgagctgattggtaGTAAAGTAAGCATTTCATTCAGATATATCAGGAAAGGGGTTTGGGAAGAGTGATTACAACCAATCAGACACCTACTGCTCACCATTTCAGTTCGTTGTCTAAACAGACAGTTGTAGGGGGGCGTGGTTAAGTTAggtagccacgcccaatacctcagacagacctaatctgagaatttaactgaaaacaaacaggaagtgcattttagatttcaattaaaggttagaagggcaaactatatatattttttttattaacgaCATCCACAGttgaattgttcaccacagaactagcaatgtgagctaacaaaattaaCATGGTtagtttaatttcaaatttaCTTCAGGGTCGATTATTTGtagatttctgattctgatttccaAACCTTTGTCCTCCTCAATGCATCTCCAGCTCACCTGGTCATGACCTCCTGACAcgcagaggtcagaggtcaggctGACGACACAGTTGATGGCATCTGTGTGAGCAGGTTCGTATTGCACTACCTGGTGCACAGGTGCAGGCTCTGCCCTTCTTTGGCCCTGCCAATAACAACAACACAACCTCCATAACCAAATAAATTCATCACAATGCGCCATCAAATCATCAGTGCTCATCATTACTCACTTATAAAGGTCTGAGCGTCGCCGGAACTTGCTCTGTCTTCCCCATGCTTAAATGGGCATTTGATCACCCCAAATATCAGCAGGTTTCACTCATCTCTCCACAGCGCAAGCTATTTTTCGCCATCTGTGAGAAATACGCAAGCCGATAATGAAGACATCATCAAAGTCTCTGGAAGCCTCACAAGGGAACTATTAGCCGCCAAGAACAGATGCTGATGTTGTCTGCAGCATAAGCTGGTAATCAGTTATGTATTGGGTTTAGTTATGCATGTCCACAGCTTGTTTCTGAGAACTAGAGGAAGACAGGGAGGGCGACCTGAATCCTATTAAGTGCATTAGTGCCTCATCGCATTAGGTAACAAGTAGGATGCAATATGGCAATATTTGAGCAAACCATATCGCTAGTAACATATATATTCTACATTGAACCCTCAGAGGAAATGCATTTATGTATAGATttagtttatacacacacacacacaccacacacgcacacacacacacacacacacacacagagagaatgagtgagagagaaagagacacacaGACATGTTGGCATTGGTTGTATACAAGAACTCTCGATAGTTGTAATGTATTTCATACAGTAAAAAACgtttattatatggccttaccctatCCCTAACCTCAACCCTAATAAACCCCAGA
This Danio aesculapii chromosome 5, fDanAes4.1, whole genome shotgun sequence DNA region includes the following protein-coding sequences:
- the LOC130228415 gene encoding glutathione S-transferase theta-3-like, yielding MTGQPANTAKLEKALSDLNGTLDKLENMFLKRQAFLCGDDISLADLLAICELMQPMSSGRDILKDRPKLMSWRGRVQSALSDSFDEAHTIVYRLRDKFTAKL